The following proteins are encoded in a genomic region of Desulfosporosinus youngiae DSM 17734:
- the carB gene encoding carbamoyl-phosphate synthase large subunit, whose product MPKKEWKKVLVIGSGPIVIGQAAEFDYAGTQACRALREEGVEVILVNSNPATIMTDRETADRVYIEPLTVESVERIIERERPDGLIPTMGGQTGLNLAYQLAKRGVLERCEVTLMGTSLKSIDQAEDRESFRALMRELGEPIPESKIVSRVEEALIFADQTGYPLIVRPAFTLGGTGGGIVKNAVELKQISESGLQASLIGQILVERSVAGWKEVEFEVLRDGIGNCITICHMENMDPVGIHTGDSIVVAPCQTLTDREVQTLRSASLRIVNGLGIEGGCNVQFALHPSRREYVVIEVNPRLSRSSALASKATGYPIAKVAAKIALGYALTELKNAVTGKTSACFEPALDYVVVKFPRWPFDKFTEADRHLGTQMKATGEVMGIGRNLETALLKAIRSLDIKVYGVRLFELEELSDAELKAACLEPDDRQLFVFAEGLRRGWAVDWLVQETGWNRYYLNILKRLVDETTLLEQASWNELSLRRVKRLGFSDQEIASLWKSTEDKVHQFRMEHGIRPVFKMVDTCAGEFEATTPYFYSSYDVEDEGEVHKLPKVVVLGSGSIRIGQGIEFDYCSVHAVLALRKAGFESIIINNNPETVSTDFDTADRLYFEPLTLEDVSEILDKEQPDGVVVQFGGQTAIGLASGLARRGYRILGTTVEDIDRAEERGTFDRVLQELGAKRPRGGGARDMEQVRRVAHEIGFPLVVRPSYVLGGRAMEIVYEEKELEPVIKRALSASSDQEIWMDQYLLGTEVEVDAISDGEKVFIPGIMEHLERAGVHSGDSIAVYPPQTLDLSMQERIIALTESLARSLKIKGLLNIQYVIYHQELYVLEVNPRSSRTVPFLSKVTGIPIVDWATQVILGRKWEDIGIPHGLLPRGDRVAVKAPVFSFSKLQRVEPSLGPEMKSTGEVMGMDRTYEKALYKALLGAGLSFTTYGSVLITLADRDKAEGVALAQRFAEIGFRILATEGTTRYLRNEGLRVETIAKLHDGSNEIIDGIRKQQIQYVVNTTTHGRLQESDGFAIRRAAVEHGIPCFTSLDTAGALLQVLESISPGLLPL is encoded by the coding sequence GTGCCCAAGAAGGAGTGGAAAAAGGTACTGGTGATTGGATCGGGCCCCATTGTGATTGGGCAGGCTGCCGAGTTTGACTACGCGGGCACCCAGGCCTGCCGTGCTCTGCGCGAAGAAGGGGTAGAGGTCATTCTCGTGAACTCCAATCCTGCTACGATTATGACGGACCGCGAAACGGCGGACCGGGTTTATATAGAACCTCTGACCGTGGAATCTGTAGAACGGATCATTGAACGAGAAAGGCCGGACGGGTTAATTCCTACGATGGGAGGGCAAACCGGCCTGAACTTAGCTTATCAGCTTGCTAAAAGAGGGGTTTTAGAGCGTTGTGAAGTCACTTTAATGGGAACGTCTCTCAAGAGTATTGACCAGGCAGAAGATCGGGAGAGTTTTCGGGCTTTGATGAGAGAGCTTGGTGAACCGATTCCGGAGAGTAAGATTGTTTCCCGTGTTGAAGAAGCGCTCATATTCGCGGATCAAACTGGATACCCTCTAATTGTACGGCCGGCTTTTACCTTAGGTGGAACCGGCGGGGGAATTGTTAAAAATGCTGTTGAGCTTAAGCAGATCTCAGAAAGCGGCCTGCAGGCCAGTCTTATCGGTCAAATTCTTGTGGAGCGAAGTGTGGCCGGCTGGAAGGAAGTGGAGTTTGAGGTCTTACGCGATGGGATCGGAAACTGTATCACAATCTGTCATATGGAAAACATGGACCCCGTAGGAATACATACAGGGGATAGTATTGTCGTTGCACCTTGTCAGACCTTGACGGATCGAGAGGTTCAAACCTTACGCAGCGCGTCTTTGCGAATCGTGAATGGTTTGGGGATAGAAGGGGGATGCAATGTCCAGTTTGCCCTCCATCCTTCCCGCAGGGAATATGTTGTGATCGAGGTTAATCCCCGTCTAAGCCGCTCCAGTGCTTTGGCCTCTAAAGCCACGGGGTATCCGATTGCTAAGGTCGCTGCTAAGATAGCTTTGGGATATGCGCTGACAGAACTCAAAAATGCGGTCACGGGAAAAACTTCCGCTTGTTTTGAGCCGGCCCTGGACTATGTTGTGGTGAAATTCCCGCGTTGGCCCTTCGACAAATTTACAGAGGCAGACCGGCATTTAGGCACCCAAATGAAGGCAACGGGTGAAGTGATGGGTATTGGCCGGAATTTAGAAACCGCTCTGCTTAAAGCTATCCGTTCGCTCGATATCAAGGTGTATGGGGTTCGTTTATTCGAGCTTGAAGAGCTTTCAGATGCTGAACTTAAAGCCGCCTGCTTAGAACCGGATGACCGGCAGCTGTTTGTTTTTGCTGAGGGTTTAAGGCGTGGCTGGGCGGTAGATTGGCTGGTTCAGGAAACAGGCTGGAATCGATATTATCTTAATATATTAAAACGTCTTGTGGATGAGACGACCTTATTAGAGCAAGCTTCATGGAATGAATTGAGCTTGAGGCGTGTCAAACGGCTTGGATTTTCAGATCAGGAGATTGCATCCCTCTGGAAGAGTACGGAAGATAAAGTACATCAGTTCAGAATGGAGCATGGTATTCGGCCGGTTTTTAAAATGGTCGATACCTGTGCCGGAGAGTTTGAAGCGACAACACCTTACTTTTATTCCAGCTATGATGTTGAAGACGAAGGGGAAGTTCATAAGCTGCCTAAAGTGGTGGTCTTAGGCTCGGGCTCGATCCGGATTGGGCAGGGAATAGAATTCGACTATTGTTCCGTTCATGCTGTACTGGCCCTAAGAAAAGCGGGCTTTGAGAGTATTATTATCAACAACAATCCAGAGACAGTCTCCACAGACTTCGACACAGCGGATCGTCTCTATTTCGAGCCTTTGACCTTGGAGGATGTCTCAGAGATTTTAGATAAAGAACAGCCCGACGGTGTTGTGGTTCAGTTCGGCGGGCAGACGGCAATTGGTTTGGCAAGCGGTCTGGCACGGCGCGGCTATCGGATTTTGGGTACGACGGTTGAAGACATTGACCGGGCGGAGGAGCGCGGAACCTTTGACCGTGTTCTTCAAGAGCTGGGGGCCAAGCGGCCGCGCGGAGGCGGGGCCAGGGATATGGAGCAGGTGCGGCGTGTCGCCCATGAGATCGGATTTCCTTTGGTGGTTCGTCCATCCTATGTTTTAGGTGGACGGGCCATGGAGATTGTGTATGAAGAGAAGGAATTAGAGCCGGTTATAAAACGTGCCCTATCGGCATCCTCGGATCAGGAGATCTGGATGGATCAATATCTGCTTGGAACTGAGGTGGAGGTTGATGCCATCTCGGATGGAGAAAAGGTCTTTATCCCTGGAATTATGGAACATTTAGAACGGGCCGGCGTCCATTCCGGAGATTCTATCGCGGTCTATCCGCCGCAAACCTTGGACTTGAGTATGCAAGAACGCATCATCGCCCTAACAGAATCCTTAGCACGATCCCTGAAAATTAAAGGATTACTGAATATCCAATATGTGATTTATCATCAGGAACTCTATGTCCTGGAGGTTAATCCCCGCTCAAGCCGTACGGTTCCCTTTTTGAGTAAAGTTACGGGAATCCCCATCGTAGACTGGGCCACTCAAGTGATCTTAGGCAGGAAATGGGAAGATATAGGTATTCCCCACGGCCTCTTGCCGAGGGGTGACCGGGTTGCCGTCAAGGCGCCTGTATTCTCTTTCTCTAAGCTTCAACGAGTCGAACCTTCTTTAGGTCCTGAAATGAAATCGACCGGGGAAGTTATGGGAATGGATAGGACCTACGAAAAAGCCCTCTACAAAGCTCTATTAGGAGCGGGACTGTCCTTTACGACCTATGGTTCTGTGTTGATAACCTTGGCGGATCGTGATAAAGCGGAAGGAGTAGCTCTTGCCCAGAGGTTCGCAGAAATTGGCTTTCGTATCTTAGCAACTGAGGGCACGACTCGTTATTTAAGGAATGAGGGATTAAGAGTTGAAACTATTGCCAAACTGCATGATGGTTCAAACGAAATTATTGACGGCATCCGGAAACAGCAAATTCAATATGTTGTCAATACAACAACCCATGGCCGGCTGCAGGAAAGCGATGGGTTCGCAATCCGCAGAGCGGCTGTGGAACATGGAATCCCTTGTTTTACAAGCCTAGATACCGCCGGAGCGCTGCTCCAAGTGCTGGAAAGTATTTCTCCGGGTCTATTGCCGCTCTAG
- a CDS encoding alkaline phosphatase family protein, which produces MKKLILFVVDSLHPSVLERILSEGNAPAFRFLVKHGTYVDRVISSFPTMTPVAMSSMITGTWPDQHGVPGFIWYNEKIRKIVDYGATWQSILKIGLENVLRNLLLRLNEDHLNAKIPTLYEQLEAGGYSTGNINFFMHRAQHSYLANVPLSLALGTGFRLHREKVSGPSHLTLGQLIHPPFSGRKKIYPRGPFHRFGFNDIFSGKIAAQLVRERQQPDFMVVYFPDNDKYSHQHGPLRSGFSIEHADQQVAAVLDEFGSWEKALEKNVMIVTGDHAQSTVGLGREYLIDLDRDLKSFKRLKATEEANVEDNKHEIAICPNERMAFIYLLQKNDEILPEVVGILAKDPRNAQISWKVSDNKFCVVQGGTEKRLFFSRTGPYQDVYGQTWSCEGDLSVVDAQVISEQIIEFGKFPDAFNRLITALEARSGSRIVVSAASGYEYFAGGAPIHPGGGSHGSLEQEDSTVPMIVAGMPLRLEQARIIDLCPMILNHFGLLKG; this is translated from the coding sequence ATGAAAAAGTTAATCTTATTTGTGGTAGACTCCCTTCATCCTTCGGTCTTGGAGAGGATCCTTTCGGAAGGAAATGCCCCTGCTTTTCGCTTCCTGGTTAAGCACGGAACTTATGTTGATCGTGTTATCTCTTCTTTTCCAACCATGACTCCGGTTGCTATGAGTTCTATGATCACAGGAACTTGGCCGGATCAGCATGGGGTTCCGGGGTTTATTTGGTACAATGAGAAGATACGGAAAATTGTGGATTATGGAGCGACATGGCAAAGTATCCTAAAGATTGGTTTAGAAAACGTTCTGCGTAATTTATTGCTTAGGCTGAATGAAGATCACCTTAATGCTAAAATACCGACTTTGTATGAACAACTGGAAGCAGGCGGTTATAGTACCGGGAATATTAACTTTTTTATGCATCGGGCACAGCACTCTTACTTAGCGAATGTTCCGCTTTCTCTGGCTCTGGGGACTGGGTTTCGTCTCCATCGGGAAAAGGTATCAGGTCCTTCTCACTTAACCTTAGGTCAACTTATCCACCCCCCGTTCTCCGGACGTAAAAAAATCTACCCGAGAGGACCTTTCCATCGTTTCGGGTTTAATGATATTTTTTCTGGAAAGATTGCAGCTCAACTTGTACGAGAACGGCAACAGCCGGATTTTATGGTTGTTTATTTTCCGGATAATGATAAATACTCACACCAGCATGGTCCCTTGCGCTCCGGGTTTTCGATTGAACATGCGGATCAGCAGGTGGCCGCGGTCCTTGATGAATTCGGTTCGTGGGAAAAAGCATTAGAGAAGAATGTTATGATAGTTACGGGTGACCATGCTCAGTCAACGGTCGGTTTAGGAAGAGAGTACCTCATTGATTTAGACCGTGACTTGAAGTCGTTTAAACGCTTGAAAGCCACAGAAGAAGCAAATGTGGAAGATAACAAGCATGAGATTGCCATTTGCCCGAATGAGCGGATGGCCTTTATTTACCTCCTTCAGAAAAATGATGAAATTCTCCCTGAGGTAGTTGGGATTTTGGCCAAAGATCCCCGCAATGCTCAGATCAGTTGGAAGGTTTCCGATAATAAATTCTGTGTTGTTCAAGGCGGAACGGAAAAAAGGCTTTTCTTTTCCCGGACGGGTCCATATCAAGATGTTTACGGCCAAACCTGGTCCTGTGAGGGAGATTTATCGGTGGTTGATGCTCAAGTAATAAGCGAGCAAATCATTGAATTCGGGAAGTTCCCGGATGCCTTTAATCGTCTCATAACAGCCCTTGAGGCGCGAAGCGGAAGCAGGATTGTTGTATCCGCTGCTTCAGGGTATGAATACTTTGCCGGCGGCGCACCGATTCATCCGGGCGGAGGGAGCCATGGCTCCCTGGAGCAAGAAGATTCAACGGTGCCCATGATCGTTGCCGGTATGCCGCTTAGGTTAGAGCAGGCCAGGATCATCGATTTGTGCCCTATGATTTTAAACCATTTTGGATTATTAAAGGGTTAA
- a CDS encoding dihydroorotate dehydrogenase electron transfer subunit, protein MLTEGHVVVHERLGDEDQRLRRLVLKGPIAQTAKPGQFVAIQVQDSSVPSFDPLLRRPLSIAGISSERDEITLLYRIQGRGTEILSRAKCGEKLSIMGPLGQGFSLPEEGELWLIAGGIGIFPLYPLAQSALAQGLAVRLFWGGETKSFLESAGLSSWQALGIPLHLNTLDGSLGQKGLVTRQVKELLAQLSEDKNHERQEGTLKEDRLAGDRAGSPSIRAAACGPKKMMQAVTDLCLDYKVPVEVSLEERMGCAVGACLGCAVTLTDGAGAMIHKKVCQDGPVFRGEEVVWDESC, encoded by the coding sequence ATGCTTACCGAAGGACATGTGGTTGTTCATGAACGCTTGGGAGATGAAGATCAAAGGCTCAGGCGATTGGTTCTAAAGGGGCCGATTGCTCAGACCGCGAAACCTGGACAATTCGTTGCCATACAGGTGCAAGACTCCTCAGTCCCATCGTTCGATCCCTTATTGCGCCGCCCGCTTAGCATAGCTGGAATCTCTTCCGAACGTGACGAGATTACCTTGCTTTACCGCATACAAGGCCGGGGAACCGAAATACTATCGAGAGCAAAATGCGGAGAGAAACTCAGTATTATGGGTCCCTTGGGGCAGGGTTTTTCTTTGCCTGAAGAAGGGGAGCTATGGCTTATCGCCGGAGGGATTGGGATTTTTCCTCTTTATCCCTTAGCGCAAAGTGCTCTGGCGCAAGGGCTGGCAGTGCGTTTGTTTTGGGGAGGAGAAACTAAGTCCTTTCTGGAGAGTGCAGGGCTTTCCTCCTGGCAAGCACTGGGGATTCCGCTGCACTTAAATACACTGGATGGAAGTCTCGGACAAAAAGGTCTTGTGACTAGGCAGGTAAAGGAGTTGTTGGCTCAGTTATCTGAGGATAAGAACCATGAGAGACAAGAAGGAACATTAAAGGAAGACCGGCTGGCAGGGGACAGGGCGGGCAGCCCCAGTATCCGGGCCGCCGCATGCGGACCGAAGAAGATGATGCAGGCCGTGACGGATTTATGTCTGGACTATAAAGTTCCTGTGGAAGTTTCTCTGGAAGAACGCATGGGCTGTGCGGTTGGCGCTTGTTTAGGGTGTGCGGTAACTCTGACTGACGGAGCAGGGGCTATGATCCATAAGAAAGTATGCCAGGATGGGCCGGTTTTTCGGGGGGAGGAGGTTGTCTGGGATGAGTCCTGTTGA
- the carA gene encoding glutamine-hydrolyzing carbamoyl-phosphate synthase small subunit: MAYLVFKDGKTFEGEEFGDWTKSPVQTEEREVVFNTSMSGYQEMVTDLSYAGQILVLTQPLIGNYGWHHEENEAAKTRLQGLVVRELSEGEGSLHCEDSLEDYCRQHGVQGLKGVDTRALTRYLRQFGTLPGVLVQTEEAGREYWANSRGQAKIGRENEPWAYRSTVREAYEIPGLGPLIAVLDFGVKRNIIRNLQERGLRIMVFPARSTAEEILKNRPSGAVISNGPGDPEELPEGIATVRQLYDKLPILGICLGHQLLALAAGGKTYKLPYGHRGGNHPVIDIRSGKATMTSQNHGYAVQEASLEGTGFEVTLRNLNDGTVEGMEHRIYPILSVQFHPEGAPGPEENAEVFDRFKELILKNSTGKGRR, from the coding sequence GTGGCTTATCTTGTTTTTAAGGATGGTAAAACCTTTGAGGGAGAAGAGTTTGGGGATTGGACGAAGAGTCCTGTCCAAACAGAAGAGCGGGAAGTCGTCTTCAATACGTCCATGAGCGGCTATCAAGAAATGGTCACGGATTTATCCTATGCTGGTCAGATTCTTGTCCTAACCCAGCCGCTGATCGGAAATTATGGCTGGCACCATGAGGAAAATGAAGCGGCTAAAACCCGCTTGCAGGGTTTAGTTGTTCGTGAACTTTCCGAGGGAGAGGGAAGTTTGCACTGTGAGGATTCTCTAGAGGACTATTGCCGGCAGCATGGGGTTCAAGGCTTAAAGGGAGTCGATACCCGGGCGTTAACCAGGTATCTGCGGCAATTTGGCACCCTGCCGGGGGTACTGGTTCAAACCGAGGAGGCGGGACGGGAGTATTGGGCTAATTCCCGGGGACAAGCTAAGATAGGGAGGGAAAATGAACCCTGGGCCTATCGATCAACCGTAAGGGAAGCTTATGAAATTCCAGGATTGGGTCCCTTAATTGCAGTATTGGATTTTGGCGTCAAACGAAATATTATTCGCAACCTACAAGAGAGAGGGTTGCGAATCATGGTGTTCCCTGCCCGTTCAACGGCTGAAGAAATCCTCAAGAACCGCCCGAGCGGAGCGGTGATAAGCAATGGCCCCGGAGATCCTGAGGAGCTGCCCGAAGGAATAGCAACGGTTCGTCAGTTATACGATAAGCTGCCAATCTTAGGTATCTGTTTAGGGCATCAACTTTTAGCCCTGGCTGCAGGTGGAAAAACCTACAAACTTCCCTACGGGCACCGCGGTGGAAATCATCCGGTTATTGATATTCGCTCGGGAAAAGCGACCATGACATCCCAAAACCATGGCTATGCCGTACAGGAAGCATCGTTAGAGGGGACGGGATTTGAAGTAACCTTACGCAATCTTAATGATGGAACCGTAGAAGGGATGGAGCATAGGATTTACCCCATTCTATCGGTCCAGTTTCATCCGGAAGGTGCTCCGGGACCGGAGGAAAACGCTGAAGTCTTTGACCGTTTCAAGGAGCTTATTTTAAAAAATTCAACAGGGAAGGGGAGGAGATAG
- a CDS encoding dihydroorotase produces MWWLKDVWVIDPSQKISSPQDVLVKDGNVLEISSSMTEEEVLAKAQGENLEIINGTGKFVFPGLIDVHTHLREPGQEDKEDILSGSRAAVRGGFTTILAMANTQPPIDNRALVEFVCRQGERAGYAHVLPIGTVTKGMQGSELVEMADMKAGGAAAFSDDGKNIQNAEVMRLALEYAKLTGFPIISHCEDKNLAGDGLMRRGVSSARMGLRGIPASAESVIVARDLLLAEETGGKLHLAHISSAESVELIRRAKARGIDVTAEVNPHHLIFCDEEIKITDTVLKVNPPLGSQADREALIEGLRDGTIDMIATDHAPHTQAEKARPFAEAPFGIAGLETALSAVWQYLVKPGKLSLDRVIEAWSVSPADRFGLAGGTLKPGTPADIVLFDPDFSEVIDPAKLASKARNTPFLGKTMQGFPVMVWVEGRLVQRDRTVL; encoded by the coding sequence ATGTGGTGGCTTAAAGATGTTTGGGTAATTGATCCGAGTCAAAAGATTTCATCCCCTCAAGATGTTCTTGTTAAAGACGGAAACGTCTTAGAAATATCATCTTCAATGACCGAAGAGGAAGTTCTGGCAAAAGCTCAGGGTGAGAATTTGGAAATTATTAACGGAACAGGGAAGTTTGTTTTCCCGGGGCTGATCGATGTGCACACTCACTTGCGTGAACCGGGGCAAGAGGATAAAGAAGATATTTTAAGCGGATCACGTGCTGCGGTGCGTGGCGGGTTCACTACAATTTTGGCTATGGCCAATACTCAGCCCCCGATTGATAATCGGGCTTTAGTCGAATTCGTGTGCAGGCAGGGAGAACGTGCCGGATATGCCCATGTGCTGCCGATTGGGACAGTCACTAAAGGTATGCAGGGGAGCGAACTCGTCGAAATGGCAGACATGAAAGCGGGGGGAGCAGCGGCCTTTTCCGATGATGGCAAAAATATTCAAAATGCGGAAGTGATGCGGCTGGCCCTGGAGTATGCTAAGCTCACAGGATTTCCAATTATCAGCCATTGCGAGGATAAAAATTTGGCCGGAGATGGGCTGATGCGCCGCGGAGTAAGTTCCGCACGAATGGGGTTAAGAGGAATTCCAGCCAGTGCGGAAAGTGTGATTGTTGCCAGGGATTTGCTTCTGGCTGAGGAAACCGGCGGGAAACTTCATTTAGCCCATATCTCGAGCGCAGAGAGTGTGGAGTTAATTCGGCGGGCTAAAGCCCGAGGGATCGATGTCACCGCGGAAGTTAATCCTCATCATTTGATCTTCTGTGATGAAGAGATAAAGATAACAGATACCGTTCTCAAAGTTAATCCTCCCTTGGGTTCTCAGGCGGACCGTGAGGCCTTAATTGAAGGTCTTAGGGATGGAACCATTGATATGATTGCCACCGACCATGCTCCACACACCCAGGCCGAAAAAGCGCGGCCTTTTGCAGAGGCACCCTTCGGCATTGCCGGCTTGGAGACGGCCTTAAGTGCAGTGTGGCAGTATTTAGTGAAACCGGGAAAACTGTCCCTGGATCGGGTGATCGAAGCTTGGAGTGTTTCTCCGGCAGATCGCTTCGGACTGGCGGGGGGAACCTTAAAGCCCGGAACCCCAGCGGATATAGTACTCTTTGACCCGGATTTTTCGGAAGTAATTGATCCGGCTAAGCTGGCTTCGAAAGCACGCAATACTCCGTTCCTGGGGAAAACCATGCAAGGTTTCCCTGTGATGGTTTGGGTAGAAGGCCGGCTTGTACAGCGAGACAGAACAGTACTATAA
- a CDS encoding dihydroorotate dehydrogenase produces MSPVDFTTQLAGMTLRNPVLTCSGTYGFGEEYAAYCPVEALGGITLKGITPLPRLGNPVPRLAETPAGLLNAVGLENPGLEEFLKSYLPKVRELPTAAIANISGFSLEDYVQLARALQKESGLAALEVNISCPNVKHGGMHFGTDPQSAAEVIAAVKAETDLPVIAKLSPNVADIVGMARAVQLGGADALSLINTLLGMHIDINQQRPVLANTFGGLSGPAIRPVAVRMVWQVFQAVDLPIIGMGGITTWQDAVEFLLAGATAVSIGTGNFVNPQAPLEILKGIQEYCEQRGVASVRDLVGAAHK; encoded by the coding sequence ATGAGTCCTGTTGATTTTACGACCCAGCTTGCGGGCATGACCTTAAGAAATCCGGTCCTTACATGTTCAGGTACTTATGGGTTTGGAGAGGAGTATGCCGCTTATTGTCCTGTTGAAGCCTTAGGAGGAATAACCTTGAAGGGGATCACTCCCTTGCCGCGCCTGGGAAATCCGGTTCCGAGGTTAGCAGAAACCCCGGCAGGTTTGCTCAATGCTGTGGGTTTGGAGAATCCTGGTCTGGAGGAATTTCTCAAATCCTACCTGCCTAAGGTGCGAGAACTGCCCACTGCGGCGATTGCGAATATTTCGGGGTTTTCTCTTGAAGACTATGTTCAGCTGGCGAGAGCGTTACAAAAAGAATCAGGGTTAGCGGCGCTTGAGGTGAACATTTCCTGCCCGAACGTTAAACATGGCGGGATGCATTTTGGTACGGACCCTCAGAGTGCTGCCGAAGTGATTGCGGCAGTGAAGGCAGAAACGGACCTCCCGGTTATCGCCAAACTTTCACCTAACGTCGCGGATATTGTGGGGATGGCACGAGCGGTCCAGCTTGGAGGAGCGGATGCTTTATCTCTTATTAATACGTTATTAGGGATGCATATTGATATAAACCAGCAGCGTCCGGTCTTGGCGAATACGTTTGGAGGGCTTTCCGGGCCAGCCATAAGACCTGTGGCAGTACGAATGGTTTGGCAAGTTTTTCAGGCTGTAGATTTACCGATCATAGGAATGGGCGGGATTACTACATGGCAGGATGCCGTGGAATTTCTGCTGGCAGGGGCGACGGCTGTGAGCATCGGTACGGGGAATTTTGTCAATCCTCAGGCGCCCCTGGAAATCCTCAAGGGAATCCAGGAATACTGCGAACAGCGTGGAGTGGCTTCCGTGCGTGATTTAGTGGGAGCAGCGCATAAGTAA
- the pyrE gene encoding orotate phosphoribosyltransferase has translation MTQLSNQNKMPLTPAEYLDVFKKSEALLDGHFLLTSGKHSAQYMQCAQVLQYPDRAAILAEGLASQFRDMGVQTVIGPATGGILVAHEVAKALGVRSLFTERENGVMRLRRGFALSPGERVLVVEDVITTGGSVREVLAVVQEFGATALGVGVLVDRTGGKVDFGLPQCSIIQLNIQAFEAQECPLCAQGIPAVKPGSRKI, from the coding sequence ATGACTCAGCTATCCAACCAGAACAAAATGCCGCTTACCCCGGCAGAGTATCTTGATGTGTTCAAAAAAAGCGAAGCCCTGCTGGATGGGCATTTCCTTTTAACCTCAGGCAAGCATAGTGCGCAATATATGCAGTGCGCTCAAGTACTCCAATATCCTGATCGTGCAGCCATACTGGCTGAAGGCTTGGCTTCACAATTCCGGGATATGGGCGTTCAAACTGTTATCGGGCCGGCTACCGGGGGAATTTTAGTGGCGCATGAAGTTGCTAAAGCTTTAGGAGTCAGGTCCTTGTTTACAGAACGGGAAAACGGAGTTATGCGTTTGCGCAGAGGATTTGCCCTTTCCCCCGGGGAACGTGTTTTAGTAGTGGAGGATGTGATCACAACCGGCGGATCTGTTCGGGAAGTTCTGGCAGTAGTCCAAGAGTTCGGAGCTACCGCTTTAGGCGTCGGTGTACTTGTCGATCGAACAGGAGGGAAGGTGGATTTCGGATTGCCGCAGTGTTCTATTATTCAGTTGAACATTCAGGCTTTCGAAGCTCAAGAATGTCCGCTTTGTGCTCAAGGAATTCCGGCCGTCAAGCCGGGAAGCCGAAAAATTTGA
- the pyrF gene encoding orotidine-5'-phosphate decarboxylase — protein MDVRLNNQRVMVALDVQGREKALGLAKALQDSGCWLKVGLELYAYTGPEMIHELKSLGFPIFLDLKLHDIPTTVERAIRGFVQCGVDMINVHCSGGYDMMAKAANAVREEGSKLKSVPKVIGVTVLTSMSETQFREEMGVQRDLRDHVVELAKLAEKAGLDGVVASAREAQEIRKNTKPDFLIVTPGIRPAWSEAQDQARVLTPHEALAAGSSYLVVGRPITRAENPRHALERLWE, from the coding sequence TTGGATGTCAGATTAAATAATCAGCGCGTCATGGTAGCCTTAGATGTTCAAGGGCGTGAGAAAGCCTTAGGCTTAGCTAAGGCGCTTCAAGACAGCGGGTGTTGGCTTAAAGTAGGGCTGGAGTTGTACGCGTACACTGGGCCCGAGATGATCCATGAACTGAAGTCTTTGGGATTTCCCATCTTTCTGGACTTAAAACTTCACGATATACCGACAACAGTGGAACGGGCGATTCGCGGTTTCGTTCAGTGTGGGGTTGATATGATCAATGTTCATTGCAGCGGCGGGTATGACATGATGGCTAAGGCCGCCAATGCGGTGCGGGAAGAAGGAAGTAAGCTTAAAAGCGTACCAAAAGTGATTGGGGTTACTGTCCTGACTAGTATGTCGGAAACTCAATTTAGAGAAGAGATGGGAGTTCAGCGGGATCTCAGGGATCATGTTGTTGAACTCGCCAAACTTGCGGAAAAAGCCGGACTTGACGGGGTGGTCGCCTCAGCCAGGGAGGCGCAAGAAATCAGAAAGAATACGAAACCTGATTTTTTGATTGTCACACCTGGAATCCGTCCGGCTTGGAGTGAAGCACAGGACCAGGCGCGGGTTCTTACCCCCCATGAGGCCTTGGCAGCGGGCAGTTCCTATCTTGTTGTCGGGAGACCGATTACCCGTGCTGAAAACCCCCGTCATGCCTTGGAACGGCTTTGGGAATAA